The Sphingobacteriales bacterium nucleotide sequence ATAGTTTCTGGTAAATTAGAAATGAATTTTTCCAATACTAAGATTATTGCAGAAGTTGGCGATATTGCACTTATCAGAAAAAATGAATTGGTAAAAGTATTGAAAATTCCAGCTGAAAATGGACAACCATTCAAAGCCATCAATATTATTTTTAGCGATGAAATTTTGCGCAATTATGCATTGGCTCAAAAAATTTCTGTACAAGAAAAATACACAGGAGAACCAATTATAGATTTAAGTAATAATCGTTTTATCAGAGCATTTTGGAATTCTTTATTTCCTTATTTCGATGAGCCTAATAAGTTCAGCGAAAAAATGGCAGACATCAAAACCAATGAAGCTATTGAATTATTATTATCCAGCAATCCTGATATAAAAAATATTTTGTTTGATTTGAGTGAACCATATAAAATAGATTTGGAAAAATATATGGTTACAAATTTCACCTTCAATATTTCTATTGCAGAATTTGCGAGATTAACAGGACGCAGTATCTCAACTTTTAAAAGAGATTTTAAAAAAGTATTCGATGACACGCCAGAAAAATGGCTACTCAACAAACGATTAGAAGAAGCAAAATTTTTACTTCAAGAAAAAAATCAAAAACCTACAGAAGTATATTATCATGTAGGCTTCGAAAATTTTTCTCATTTTTCTAAAGCATTTAAAAATAGATTTGGTACAAATGCATCAAAATTTGGTTAGACAGATAAATAACATCATTCGTAGAATAACTTACCATAAAAAATGTAAATTTATTTGTAACATAAAATAATGAAAAACATTGCAGAAAGAATAATTACATTCAACAAGCAAATTAAAATTGATTTAGATACTTCTGAAATATATGTCTTAGGAAAGAAAAATGAAGATTTTATTACAAAAATAAATTCTGAAATTAAGCTATTTGATAGAATATGTATCTTAGAACATCCAAGGTATATTCAGCAGTATAAATCAAAAGAAAAACAATTGTATATTGATAAATATATTCTAACATTTGAAGGCAAATTATAATGCAAGAAAAACAGAAAACAATATATACTATTGGCCATTCAATACATAGCATTGAGCAATTTCTTGCCATGCTAAAATCTTTTGGTATAATGATGTTAGTAGATATTAGAAGTCTGCCTGGTTCACGAAAATTTCCGCAATTCGATAAAGAAAACTTACAAATTATTTTACCAGAAAATGACATTCAGTA carries:
- a CDS encoding helix-turn-helix transcriptional regulator; the protein is MFSCDKAKKYSDEQVVPYHVLGYIVSGKLEMNFSNTKIIAEVGDIALIRKNELVKVLKIPAENGQPFKAINIIFSDEILRNYALAQKISVQEKYTGEPIIDLSNNRFIRAFWNSLFPYFDEPNKFSEKMADIKTNEAIELLLSSNPDIKNILFDLSEPYKIDLEKYMVTNFTFNISIAEFARLTGRSISTFKRDFKKVFDDTPEKWLLNKRLEEAKFLLQEKNQKPTEVYYHVGFENFSHFSKAFKNRFGTNASKFG
- a CDS encoding DUF4918 family protein — its product is MKNIAERIITFNKQIKIDLDTSEIYVLGKKNEDFITKINSEIKLFDRICILEHPRYIQQYKSKEKQLYIDKYILTFEGKL